The stretch of DNA TTCATTTTTAGCATTGGGTATGATATGGCTAGCTTGTTAGCAATTTAGCTAGCTGACAACCCTGGCTAACGCAGCTAGCGATGCAAACCTGACTTTCGTTGTGTAAAATCAAATAGGATTTCCTCACGCTGCGAACAACGTTTGCTGGTTTGTTTTTCGTTCGTTTTCCTGGAATCGTTTCGTCTACTGAAAGTGTTTTTGCTCAAAGCAAATATATAGGTCACGATAGTCTACTAGCTAAATACCGGCTATCTATAAGGGGCATGGAACAGCTGGTTAGCAATCGGGCTgatgccagctagctaacgttctaCGAATCTTAATTTCATTGACCGACATCTGAAGTGGATGAAATGGGCGTTTGCTACCTCTATTTAGCTACCTCTGCAACATAGTGCAACTGGTTAGCTATATAATAAGCTAGTGTAGTTACTCAGCTAACTATATGCAAACACAGGTGTGTCTACATTaaggtttagctagctagttcgtTAACTTCAACCAGACAAAGGTAGCTAGAGTAGCTAGCTGAGCCCGGGCAATAAACTAATGTAGCGCGAGCTGGTAGCCAGGTAATGTAACATAGCATTGTTAGGTAAGGGGAGACTTCTTTCTCGTCGTAAAATTAGGCCACGAAACAAAGTACAAATGTATTAACAGTGACAGGCATTGTTTTCTCCAACCAGACTTGCATTGATTATGTGATCACTGTCCAATTAGATCGTGTTTGTGTCTATATAACGTTAGCTCAGGAACACGCACTGCTAATTATACTTTAGTTTTTTTGTCGTGACCTACCTACCTCACTGAAGCCAATACTGGTGATTCCACGACGAGTCTAATAGCAAGCTAAACAGCACTGCTCCTGTTATTATATAGCTGGCAAGATAGCTGCCAACCATATCAGACATTGTTTACATTCTCCGTTGCATGTTCTACAAGCAAGAAACAGTCACAATCATGCCTGCATAGAACATTGAAGTGAAGCTCTGGATCATGTATATGTAATGTATGCAACGCTCAAAGTGAGTACAGTATTAGACATAGCTCCCAAATGAATTCTGATAGGGGTTTGAAATAGAATGGCATTCCATGGTACAGGCCGGCAGCAGACAGTATGTGGTAACCTGTTCCCCGGATCTGAGTTAGGCCATAAGTATTTTTGCGTCAACACCTCAACTGGAGCCACTTCCACGGGCCTCAGTGCAACACCGAGTCTAACTGGACCCACTGCCCCGGCGGGGACGCCACGACATCCAACATCTCTTGGGGGAAGCACCGGCGGCGGGGCCGCTGTACCACAGCCTCATAGTAGTCCTGCCAGTGAAGTACCAAGCCCTGCTGAGATGGAGCCTGATCGACCTATCGGTTATGGCGCATTTGGTGTGGTCTGGTAAGTTGTGCAATTTCAAATAAGAATTAAGACTGATTTCCATGTGAGTTTTTGCATGGTGTTGTTCCTTTCCAAAAAAAGGGTGTGTATCTGACAAGGGAATAAGGTAGACATACTGAGCACGTGCCCTCCCCATTGGTGACCAGTGCTAACATTTGCCTCTCTTCATATTGCTCCTGCAGGTCAGTGACAGACCCTCGTGACGGGCGTAAGGTAGCCCTGAAAAAGATGCCCAATGTCTTCCAGAACCTAGTCTCCTGTAAGAGGGTCTTCAGAGAGCTGAGGATGCTCTGCTTCTTCAAACACGACAACGTAAGAATGGATAGCAATACATCTATACACAGGACTGCACAACACGCATAGGTTGCATCCTAAagtgcaccctatttcctatactcAGGTATAAAAAACAAAAAGTGTACTTACTATAGGaaaaaggtgccatttgagacatttTCATACAGTATTGCATCCATAACATAAGACATAGCGATGCATCTTCACACTGCTCATTGATATGTTTCCATACATAGGCTATCATTACAAATATCACTGTGAAGTTAGAGGTTTGTTATAGTTTAGACACTTAAGGACAAGAAGTGCCATAACAAACGTTGGCTGTGAACAGTAGATCACTTGCCGAGTGTTGATGAATGGTGGCGATGTACAATCGTCAGAAAATGAACACGAAATGATGGCCAATGTTCTGTGGTCAGAGGCGATAGGATGGCCACTCACTGCTTTTAACCGTTCGTCTGTCTGTTTTGTCCTTTAGATCGCTAATCATTAAAACAACGAGaagggtgatgatgatgatgtgtgtttacaggtgttGTCAGCGCTGGATATTCTGCAGCCTCCACAGATCGACTGCTTCGAGGAAATGTATCCTTCACACGCACAttcatgtgcgcacacacacttgcacacatgACTGTTATGTGTCAGCCATTGTTCACTCCtgcactttctctctctattaTCATGTCCTCCTTTCAAAACAGTCTGAATCTACATAGTACAATCTAAATCAAGATAAACCTCAACAGAGATGATACTGTTAGTGATAGTCTTGTGTTATGATAGATACATTTAACTTTAATATAGATAGATGGAGTATTACGCTTTCTTCGTTGTGGTCCATCCACATCCTATAGGCGCCTGTTTCCTTGACCGTGGGCCATGCCTGACTGTAGCTACGTGATCACTGAGCTGATGCAGAGTGACCTCCACAAAGTCATCGTGTCTCCCCAGCCCCTCACCACCGACCACATCAAGGTGTTCCTCTACCAGATTCTCAGAGGTGAGTGGGACGGGGGGAGGAGTAGGGAAAGGGGCAAAGTTGAAGGTTGAAATGGAGTTGGAAGTCAAAGTTAAAGGTTGACTCCTGAGCCCAAAAACAACCCATTTGTGAGTTTACCTCCTAGCCTTTCTGGGTTTGCAGGTTTAAAGGAGCCAGCTTGTTTCATGTGATGGAGCCATATTGATGGATTCATGTTGTCATTGACTGCAAACACTGAAGGGGAATTGGCTCGGGGCTGTATTTGAACCATTATGAGTAACAGGGATTCTCCTTCTCTCAGGGCTGAAGTACCTGCATTCTGCTGGCATCCTGCACAGGGACATCAAACCTGGGAACCTGTTAGTCAACAGCAACTGCCTGCTCaaggtaactgtgtgtgtgtacacgtttgTTTTGGCGTGTGTCCGCATGTATGAAtgtgtgaatctgtgtgtgaACTTCCTCAAAAGACATGACAAGAAAGCATTATGCTGGCCAAGAAAAAAATAACTTAGTAGAGGTCAATATGGGCTGAAGAATTTCATCTATACACCTTTTGACAAACATACACGTGTATTATGCTGTAATTACACTGGTCAACCTACACTGATTATACCaaacattacaaacaccttcctaatattgagttgcaccccccccacaccttttgcccccagaacagactcaattcgttggggcatggaatctacaaggtgtcgaaagcgttccacaggggtgcttgaccatgttgactccagtgcttcccacagttgtgtcaagttggctggatgtcctttgggtggtcgaccattcttgatacacatgggaaactgttgttaGGTTCTAAATGAACCTATTAAAACTCATGGACGATTAGTAAAGCTTAGACCAAGTTTATTCATCCATTGGGTCATACAGCTGCATAAGACAAAAACATATTTCCACCAGTGGTAGTATATATACCCTAATTTGGATGgagtctcctccttctctctaaacattacatctttattgctaggcaggaagTTAAGTGTTACGGgcaataaactgttccttctcccttaatgtgacctgacctcgacccccttCCTCAGTAATCCACAGCTCTCCACCCAGTCTTTCCTCCACTcagtacattccaagcttaattgcatccaccatatacattcctcctacagataaccattaacttctagTGTAGTCCCTAGACTATGGCACCcctcatgtctctagtataactgaTGATTAACAATATTTAAAGTTTAGAAATCCGAACCCAtcactgttgagtgtgaaaaacccagcatcgttgcagttcttgacacagtgaaactggtgcacctggcccctactaccatactctgttcaaaggcacttaaatattttgtcttgccctttTTTcagcctctgaatggcacacatacacaatccatgtcacaactgtctcaaggcttaaaaatgcccgcatctacactgattgaagtggatttaacaagtgacatcaaaaaggtagctttcacctggtcagtctgtcatggaaagagcagttgttaatgttttgtatactcagtgttatTATCATGTAACTAAATTCCCCCTCTTCCACtcacctctttctttctcttccctctcctctctctctcagatctgtGACTTTGGGCTCGCACGTGTGGAGGAGCCGGACCCGTCTCGTCACATGACCCAGGAGGTGGTGACTCAGTACTACCGGGCTCCTGAGGTGCTGATGGGCAGCCGCCATTACGGCTCTGCCATAGACGTCTGGTCGGTGGGCTGCATCTTCGCTGAACTACTGGGTCGACGCATCCTGTTCCAGGCCCAGAGCCCCATACAACAGGTAGAGGGTAggactgttgcggtgaccgtattaccgtcacaccggcggtcacaagtcacgaaggcagtcaaattccacggtcacggtaattaggcttctccatgctctgatgctgctgatggtcattagtagcctaccaaactgcctggtactcaattgtccctctaatcactctgacatcattgcaaatgtaatcaaaaatcGAATTAAAcatttcatgagagcccatgagctcatgttgcgtaacatttctataggctatgcagttGCGCAATAAAACAGGGTGATGgtctctattaaaaagaggaggatcccatcagctttctataggctatgcatactatatttatttctcaacttcccTAATATTATTAAGCACATTGGTTATCTTTGCAACAGgaatatagcctacctggctggcatgaaaatgaaccacgggaaaagcgtcctccatttgctatttaagtgcatagatgacatgtattttttcccctgcccctgtttcgatacaggtgcatgataacggTCCAtcataaatcaaaacaaatttcacacatacagtaccagtcaacaggtTGCACACACCTACTGTGATAGAACATTTTCATATTCACCTGATTTTTTTGATATTAATAGTTAATGATTATATACATAACTAATATTAAGAcatttctctctcttcattctgaGTGAACTGAGAGGAGTCTTTTGAAGCTTGGTCTGGCAACTGTTTAAGTGATGGCTAGGTAAAAACCTACAGCTGGCATTCCATAGATAAGATGTGGTGGGTGTAACAGAGATAAAGAGAGCCTGGAGGAATAGAACAAAACCCTCATTGTCTCATCatcctggcatctgggaaactTAGCCTGGACAACAACCCCCATGCAGATGACCACAGGATGGACCCAAAGTATCTTATGGTGCCCCCACTCTGCATGGGAGGGGTTGGAACCAGCCTGACTAAGCATTTTTTAGCTCCGATATAAGATCTGTTTTTTTCATTATTAGTTAAGCACTCGGCACACACTTCGGAGTGTGGGGTCGTcggtttcattattgcaataattaattgatattaaataaagatggtTGTTTGGGGAAATGACCAAgtctctcagtactgaatttccacTACATTTTTGGCGACGACAACGATGGGGATCTGCAACTTCACATGTTGACCgctcctactcattcaagtttttttttaaatagtatttttactattttctacattgtagaatagtagtgaagacatcaactatgaaataacacacatggaatcatgtagtatcccaaaaagtgttaaacaaatcaaaatatattttctattttagattcttcaaagtagccaccttttgccttgatgacagctttgtacattcttggcattctctcaaccagcttcatgattaatgcttttccaacagtcttgaaggagtttccacatatgctgagcacttgttggctgattttccttgactctgcggtccaactcatcccaaaccatctcaattgggttgagatcgggtgattgcggaggccaggtcatttgatgcagcatcatcactctccttggtcaaatagcccttacacagcctgcaggtgtgttgtgggtcattgtccagttggaaaacaaatgatagtcccactaagcgcaaaccagatgggattgtgtattgctgcagaatgctttggtagccttgctggttaagtgtgccttgaattctaaataaataaatcactaacTACAGGTAGAAAGTGccgttttgtctcaccagtgCTAAGCTCTGAGAACAGAGTTGCAAGAAAGATAGCATTGTCAATTCCATCCGCAAGAGCAAGGGTTTCTCCAGCAAGTGTGCTTCGGACAACCCTTCTGATCCTTTTTGACTGCCAACAGATAGGTGAGAATCTTCCTCCTTCACCCGTTAACACGATTAGATGTCCACCTTGTGTGACTCCATCTGTAAGGTTCCCTAGCGAAGCATCACTGAAGACAACTAGTTTCAAAGAGTCATCTTTTCCATCATACTGAAACTTTAAAGTCACTTGTTGTGATTTCAGTTTACGAACATCTTTGTTTGCCTCATGAATGGTTTGTACAGTGGCGTGTTTTGTGTTAGATGCCAAGTTGCAACCATCAAACATTACATCAGGTCTACTCTGTCTAGCAACCCATAAAAGTTGTCCTATCTTTGACCTCAATTGATCAGCTTCAATTCCACATAGAGGGGAATTCCTTTGTACGGCTCTTGAAGAATCCAGGTGAATGGGTTGAAAATTCTTGATATTGCTCTCCTGTTGCATCAGTATTTTTCCATCAACTGTAATAAACTCTATGCCAACATAACAAAAATGATCATGCTACTCACGGCCGACCTAGAAAACAGCTTTGAGGTGTGGAATCACAGTTGAAGCAAAGGTCTGTGAGCCACCCCAGATAAAGTCATCAACATGACAGGCAAGTACTCCAGTCACATTGCAGTCTTGATCAAGCCAATAGAAGACTGCAGGatccacttgtgacatttttccacctgtattcagcattgttgccttgactttgttgtaccagtagagtgatgcatctgccagtccatacacacacttttttggtttccacagtgttcctttgcTTTTCGCTTCAGGCAGAGGTTGGATGTGAATGTCCCTtgacagctctgttccctgcaaaAATGCAGATTTGATGTCTGGAATTAAGTTTCCATTTTTTTCtggcagatcactgacatcagcaaTCTGAGTGACTGAGGAGCATGTCGGTTGGGAgttctttagcagccagctcctcaaaacctctagccactagacgtGCTTTAGGCACTATTCAGGTTAAGGGTTCTTTAAGGTACACACCCACCTTGTTGAGATGCATTTTTGGCCAATGTCTTTGACTTCCTCAAACACTAAATTTTTCCTCCAATTACTGAGCTCATCTAGCTTAGCTGAGTCAAATGACACGTCCTTTGTTTAAAGTACATCATCATTTTGAATGTCATTCTGTTTTTCTCAATTTTCCATTGGTTCAATTCTAATATTATCTACAAGTGACAGGTCAGCTAACCCTGTTGTACCAGAAAGTGTAGCTGGTTCAGAGTACTGCAAGTTGTACCAGTTCTGGTGTTTTCCTTTGGCTTTTCCTGCTCCTTCAATGACGGTTGCTGTATGTGGAATACCACTTTCTCTGTCCATGTATTTAACAGTTTGTCCAGTTTTCAGATTGGAACAACCATGTTCTCTTAACACATGTGGCTGTTGTTGAATGTTTTCCTCATTTGAACCCTCAACAGTATTACCTGTGGCATGGTTGAAGGTCTCTGCTCCATTTCCTGTGTCAGTTTCAGTGTCCATATCATTGGATGCGacatctggtaggtttgtgtctgttactgtgtcctTTTTGTCATTTTCATTAGGAGACTGATTCTCAGCAACAGCCCCTCTATCTTGTTGATCATTTACTTTCCGCAATCTTGAGTGATGCACCCTGACAATGATGCCTCCGTGCCTCACAAATATCACCACACCATCTTGACCAATGGCTACTCCTGGTCCTTTCCACTCTTGACAGTCAACTCGTTTATAGTACACTTTGTGTCCAGTTTCGTACTTTTCATCATCATTATTCCCTGAACTGCTGAGTAACGTCTGAAGTCTGTCAACTGTAGCATGTCCAAACTGTTTGTGAAGCTTTAACAATACTTTGTGTTTTTCTTTTGTGTTCATGTTCTCTGTGACTGTCAGAATCTCCATGTGCTCTGTGTCAGTCAGAATCTCAtttttgcatggactctgtgatgtctttgtctaaaatgtttacacaatagtggcctgaggtagtaagttcaagagtcactggttgtttaaacatcactgccttgtcattttttatgtctagtacagcctctgccttcttgagggaagctttgcttaaggggatatctgtagggaccacctctgtttcaatgtgacactttgtctgaccaatttttgctggtatcttaactctcttggtagaatggacaattctcccatctccaaatttgaaagctctgttgcttggtgtgtcaatcatattttgtactattttcatacttagttcactgacatagctatcaagccattttgcaccacacactgtccgtgtacatgcagtatcaatcacagcagatcctaaggattcaactataaaaatctcagtatcagaagcagattcatttgaaaacagtgtaatgttacactgctctatctctgtgtttacatTTCCTCTTGTTAGTTTAACTTGTTCATTTTTATGAGGACAGTCTTTAACCCAATGGTAAGTGCTTTGACAAATAGCACATTTTGATCTCCTTCCATATTTGTCCAGTGGATTTGTGCCGGGAAATGGCGCCCTCTTCTGGTTGTCTTGAGAACGTGACTTGTTGGCGTCTTTTCTCTGCTGCTCAGTGTAATATGCTGCGTCACTCACTTGCAGTCCATCTGTTATTGGCGCGACAGACGTCTTTTCACCTAAAATTATTTTTAGTGCCGACTTCATTGATGCAAAAGTCAGCACAGTACAAGCAGTCAAATCCAACTTTCTCCCTACCATCTAGACAGACAGTCTCTAGCAACTTGATAGCTAACACTGCATCTGGGAGAACCATGTCGTATTAGCGCATCCTATTGTACCTCTGTTCGAAATCAATGATGTATTCCATCATTGCAACCAAAATATCTCCCGTAACACTGTCAAAGTTTGAATATGCCTCGTAGGCATGGTCTTTCTCTTCTTTAAGAAATACAGAATCCAGTGCTCTGATCAAATTCAC from Salvelinus fontinalis isolate EN_2023a chromosome 5, ASM2944872v1, whole genome shotgun sequence encodes:
- the LOC129855684 gene encoding serine/threonine-protein kinase NLK2-like, with the protein product MAFHGTGRQQTVCGNLFPGSELGHKYFCVNTSTGATSTGLSATPSLTGPTAPAGTPRHPTSLGGSTGGGAAVPQPHSSPASEVPSPAEMEPDRPIGYGAFGVVWSVTDPRDGRKVALKKMPNVFQNLVSCKRVFRELRMLCFFKHDNVLSALDILQPPQIDCFEEIYVITELMQSDLHKVIVSPQPLTTDHIKVFLYQILRGLKYLHSAGILHRDIKPGNLLVNSNCLLKICDFGLARVEEPDPSRHMTQEVVTQYYRAPEVLMGSRHYGSAIDVWSVGCIFAELLGRRILFQAQSPIQQLDLITDLLGTPPLSAMASACEGARAHILRGPHKPPSLSVLYMLSDGATHEAVHLLCRMLVFDPAKRISGSDALSHPYLDEGRLRYHTCMCQCCYSVPSGRVYTRDFEPPADRNFSHSYDNSLLSVWQGKELIHRFITEHQQGKRVPLCINPQSAAFKTFIRSTAWHSSKVSRKEER